A single Watersipora subatra chromosome 7, tzWatSuba1.1, whole genome shotgun sequence DNA region contains:
- the LOC137399303 gene encoding histone-lysine N-methyltransferase EHMT2-like isoform X2, with amino-acid sequence MLESWNSDIAEQEMDHMKNIKINSTMETELSLQPTNASIATAQVLREETTEVEKEAMIVQEAGEEALEQVANDSPSINIAYREASLEMSGANQDEVELGDGTNHKKMIPEVCACDTTTGSLEDDVSGNKLLNFQEPSMKESIDANAPLNSINKGKHKKRVVSKFGRRQWGKELTKIRMKLLEHKKLKRNAGLALARQTRQKRLEARKALNNLNKHRMESKLSLNNHIKKLSSHCTPRKADLTEMATIFSEDTHNSTSALENDPVTIVNLATQCDIASKPFSLMKMDKSNIVENTNNSSNIQLEQIEIVEDEDDNEVDEDPWPFATSPFPANSSCSQKSTASPPPSVKSLLSPVSLPAEDTDEPSKMRVGATEKSSQLLTKNNSSIEEYRQILSQIDKENFLDCNPAAAVTENQNNPSLLSPSSPFLNSKNDTAKIKVPSMAHDCSVTFSRGLETPNSPDRSKGEHLQQAKMHSRSAEFERTNSLADSMWKDMFNSDVMPLDFDEDTPTQRLPGSQKLSAVFQTKLALERCDKEALSPGYVNTPCGDSFPEMKTNRLERVTASTLKLCTCKIGSSPVSQPRKKSLSPDFYCQAVETLGSKISNCVARTSDKLERRRAASRLPLMVLCKQHWKKLSHHGCCPVCGLFCTSGTFIDCTSGKGHLHHSACQVKGNDDIYLCPHCGEKSSQVTVHLFNKATTDTQRSSKAIRVQGNEGIARMCIRLVSRPPTSSGETSSNAGYDNKLFEVSKSTLLDGAAKTKLISIMSGLEHLLPAMNEKLESTRIPTVTVYDLSSYIIKNDLSQLALGICEMLNKSKSHRLLTLNKELSEQDGKTLLHIAVQSNSLATVHCLVIAGVEVNTADAKGVSPLMLAAKMNQLDIVKYLIGAGALVEWRDIDGMTSLHCAAVAGNKAICDYMLKEAHANIDCADEGGWTPLIWAIDNGHTQVVKLLLNCQAALHKRDSEGNTCIHWGAYSGNTDIIRLLIKRGADIEAINELGDRPLHIAVKQARTDAVILLLSHGADTTVINNLHQTPAECCHGACSENMKSFLAVNNVLRSCRLGNVVTRASRLLHQDIAKGKERVPIPVTNDLDDTNYPTDFIYITDSVCTSPVPINNLINSLARCNCVGDCTKASCSCARSSISCWYESSGILSSEFNFSNPPQLFECNRACGCWTTCSNRVVQQGITSQLELFKTRHRGWGVKARHEIAKGTFVCEYVGELITDSEADERADDSYLFDLDSKDGDTYCIDAKHYGNISRFINHRCEPNLTPVNVFIDHQDVRFPRICFFANTDIDPGTELGFDYGEKFWLVKYKHFLCDCGCKTCKYSEETIADTLFVCQSSDRIQATNLGSPV; translated from the exons ATGCTAGAGTCCTGGAACAGTGACATAGCTGAACAAGAGATGGACCACATGAAAAATATTAAGATAAACTCCACCATGGAAACTGAATTGAGTTTGCAGCCTACAAATGCAAGTATTGCTACGGCTCAAGTCCTTCGTGAGGAGACAACTGAAGTTGAAAAGGAGGCAATGATTGTCCAGGAAGCAGGAGAGGAAGCTTTAGAACAAGTTGCTAATGATTCTCCTTCAATAAACATAGCATACCGTGAAGCCTCATTAGAGATGTCAGGTGCTAATCAGGATGAAGTAGAGTTGGGTGATGGCACAAATCACAAGAAAATGATTCCAGAAGTGTGCGCATGTGATACTACTACTGGATCTCTCGAAGATGATGTATCAGGCAATAAGCTTTTGAATTTTCAAGAGCCTTCAATGAAAGAGTCCATTGATGCTAATGCACCACTGAATtctataaacaaagggaagcacAAGAAACGTGTAGTTTCCAAGTTTGGCCGTCGTCAGTGGGGCAAAGAATTAACAAAAATTCGAATGAAACTGTTAGAGCACAAAAAATTGAAACGTAACGCTGGATTAGCCCTGGCTCGTCAGACAAGACAAAAGCGTTTGGAAGCCAGAAAAGCATTGAACAATTTGAACAAACACAGGATGGAATCAAAATTGTCTTTGAATAATCATATCAAAAAACTATCATCACATTGCACACCTAGAAAAGCTGATCTCACTGAAATGGCTACGATTTTTAGTGAAGAtactcataactccacttcagCTTTAGAGAATGACCCAGTGACTATCGTGAATCTCGCAACACAGTGTGATATAGCAAGTAAGCCTTTTAGTCTTATGAAGATGGACAAAAGCAATATCGTGGAGAATACTAATAATTCATCAAATATTCAATTGGAACAAATCGAAATTGTAGAAGACGAGGATGACAATGAGGTCGACGAAGACCCTTGGCCATTTGCAACAAGTCCTTTTCCTGCCAATTCTTCTTGTTCACAAAAATCCACTGCCTCCCCACCCCCATCAGTTAAATCTTTACTATCTCCAGTCTCGTTGCCAGCAGAAGATACCGATGAACCCTCCAAAATGCGTGTTGGTGCCACTGAGAAGTCATCCCAGCTTTTGACAAAGAACAATTCCTCGATAGAAGAATATAGGCAAATCTTATCTCAAATTgacaaagaaaattttttagatTGTAATCCTGCAGCTGCTGTGACAGAAAACCAAAACAATCCCAGCTTGTTAAGTCCCTCATCCCCATTTCTTAATTCTAAAAATGATACAGCCAAGATTAAGGTACCTTCAATGGCTCACGACTGCTCCGTTACTTTCTCGCGTGGTCTGGAAACACCAAATAGCCCTGATAGGAGCAAAGGAGAGCATTTGCAGCAGGCAAAAATGCATAGCAGATCAGCAGAGTTCGAACGGACAAATTCTTTGGCTGATAG CATGTGGAAAGACATGTTCAATTCAGATGTCATGCCATTGGACTTTGATGAAGATACGCCTACCCAGAGGTTGCCTGGAAGTCAGAAGCTGTCAGCAGTATTTCAAA CCAAGCTGGCCCTCGAGAGGTGTGATAAGGAGGCGTTGAGTCCAGGCTATGTAAACACTCCCTGCGGGGACAGCTTTCCGGAAATGAAAACAAATAGACTGGAGCGTGTTact GCCTCGACGCTCAAGCTCTGCACCTGTAAAATAGGAAGCTCCCCTGTTTCTCAGCCGCGCAAGAAGTCTCTTTCACCGGACTTCTACTGTCAAGCAGTCGAGACGCTAGGCAGTAAA ATCTCCAATTGTGTGGCGCGTACCTCAGACAAACTGGAGCGGCGTAGGGCTGCTTCAAGATTGCCTCTGATGGTTCTCTGTAAGCAGCATTGGAAAAAGCTGTCACATCATGGTTGCTGTCCTGTGTGCGGTCTATTCTGTACATCG GGCACTTTCATAGATTGTACTAGTGGTAAAGGGCACCTGCACCATAGTGCCTGCCAAGTGAAGGGTAATGATGACATTTACCTCTGTCCTCACTGTGGAGAGAAATCCTCTCAAGTTACCGTTCATCTTTTTAACAAAGCCACAACAGACACTCAGAGAAGCTCGAAGGCCATCAGAGT GCAAGGGAATGAAGGCATTGCTAGAATGTGTATAAGGTTAGTATCCAGGCCTCCAACTTCATCAGGAGAAACCAGCTCAAATGCGGGATATGACAATAAGTTATTTGAAGTCTCCAAATCTACTCTTCTCGATGGTGCAGCTAAAACAAAGCTTATTTCTATCATGTCTGGGTTGGAGCATCTGCTGCCTGCAAT GAATGAGAAGTTGGAGAGTACAAGGATACCCACAGTCACAGTTTATGACCTCTCCTCCTACATTATCAAGAATGATCTCTCTCAGCTCGCTCTCGGTATTTGTGAGATGCTAAACAAGTCCAAATCACACCGCCTGCTCACCCTAAACAAGGAGCTGAGTGAACAGGATGGCAAGACTCTGTTACACATAGCGGTGCAGAGCAACTCCCTTGCTACAGTCCACTGTTTGGTCATT GCTGGAGTGGAGGTTAACACCGCAGATGCCAAGGGTGTCTCACCCCTGATGTTGGCAGCCAAAATGAATCAATTAGACATTGTAAAGTACCTGATAGGAGCTGGTGCACTG GTTGAGTGGAGAGACATAGATGGGATGACAAGTCTACATTGTGCAGCCGTTGCGGGGAACAAGGCTATCTGTGATTATATGCTGAAGGAAGCTCATGCTAACATTGACTGCGCA GATGAGGGAGGCTGGACTCCCCTTATTTGGGCCATAGACAATGGACACACTCAAGTTGTCAAGTTGCTGCTCAACTGCCAGGCAGCATTGCACAAGCGCGATAGTGAGGGAAACACATGTATTCACTGGGGTGCTTACAGCGGTAATACAGATATCATAAGGTTGCTCATCAAAAGGGGAGCAGACATTGAAGCCATCAATGAACTAG GAGACAGACCATTGCACATCGCTGTCAAACAAGCAAGGACAGATGCTGTTATACTACTTTTATCACATGGTGCTGATACCACAGTAATAAACAATCTACACCAGACACCTGCTGAG TGCTGTCACGGCGCATGCAGTGAAAACATGAAGTCTTTTCTCGCAGTCAACAATGTGCTAAGGTCTTGCAGGCTAGGAAATGTAGTCACCAGAGCATCTAGGCTTCTGCACCA AGATATAGCAAAGGGGAAGGAGAGAGTTCCCATACCAGTTACGAATGACCTTGATGACACCAACTATCCAACAGACTTCATTTACATTACTGATTCTGTCTGCACCTCTCCTGTTCCTATAAACAACCTCATCAACAGCCTTGCT CGCTGCAACTGCGTGGGAGATTGTACTAAAGCCTCTTGTTCGTGTGCGAGATCAAGCATCTCCTGTTGGTATGAGTCAAGTGGTATTCTCTCTTCAGAGTTCAACTTCTCAAACCCTCCACAGCTGTTTGAGTGTAACCGCGCTTGTGGCTGTTGGACAACATGCAGCAACAGGGTCGTGCAGCAGGGAATTAC GTCCCAGCTGGAGCTGTTCAAAACTCGACACCGAGGCTGGGGAGTGAAGGCCCGACATGAAATTGCAAAGGGTACGTTTGTGTGTGAGTATGTGGGAGAGCTCATTACTGATTCGGAGGCTGATGAGAGAGCAGATGATTCATACCTCTTTGACCTTGACTCCAAG
- the LOC137399303 gene encoding histone-lysine N-methyltransferase EHMT2-like isoform X1 encodes MLESWNSDIAEQEMDHMKNIKINSTMETELSLQPTNASIATAQVLREETTEVEKEAMIVQEAGEEALEQVANDSPSINIAYREASLEMSGANQDEVELGDGTNHKKMIPEVCACDTTTGSLEDDVSGNKLLNFQEPSMKESIDANAPLNSINKGKHKKRVVSKFGRRQWGKELTKIRMKLLEHKKLKRNAGLALARQTRQKRLEARKALNNLNKHRMESKLSLNNHIKKLSSHCTPRKADLTEMATIFSEDTHNSTSALENDPVTIVNLATQCDIASKPFSLMKMDKSNIVENTNNSSNIQLEQIEIVEDEDDNEVDEDPWPFATSPFPANSSCSQKSTASPPPSVKSLLSPVSLPAEDTDEPSKMRVGATEKSSQLLTKNNSSIEEYRQILSQIDKENFLDCNPAAAVTENQNNPSLLSPSSPFLNSKNDTAKIKVPSMAHDCSVTFSRGLETPNSPDRSKGEHLQQAKMHSRSAEFERTNSLADSMWKDMFNSDVMPLDFDEDTPTQRLPGSQKLSAVFQTAKLALERCDKEALSPGYVNTPCGDSFPEMKTNRLERVTASTLKLCTCKIGSSPVSQPRKKSLSPDFYCQAVETLGSKISNCVARTSDKLERRRAASRLPLMVLCKQHWKKLSHHGCCPVCGLFCTSGTFIDCTSGKGHLHHSACQVKGNDDIYLCPHCGEKSSQVTVHLFNKATTDTQRSSKAIRVQGNEGIARMCIRLVSRPPTSSGETSSNAGYDNKLFEVSKSTLLDGAAKTKLISIMSGLEHLLPAMNEKLESTRIPTVTVYDLSSYIIKNDLSQLALGICEMLNKSKSHRLLTLNKELSEQDGKTLLHIAVQSNSLATVHCLVIAGVEVNTADAKGVSPLMLAAKMNQLDIVKYLIGAGALVEWRDIDGMTSLHCAAVAGNKAICDYMLKEAHANIDCADEGGWTPLIWAIDNGHTQVVKLLLNCQAALHKRDSEGNTCIHWGAYSGNTDIIRLLIKRGADIEAINELGDRPLHIAVKQARTDAVILLLSHGADTTVINNLHQTPAECCHGACSENMKSFLAVNNVLRSCRLGNVVTRASRLLHQDIAKGKERVPIPVTNDLDDTNYPTDFIYITDSVCTSPVPINNLINSLARCNCVGDCTKASCSCARSSISCWYESSGILSSEFNFSNPPQLFECNRACGCWTTCSNRVVQQGITSQLELFKTRHRGWGVKARHEIAKGTFVCEYVGELITDSEADERADDSYLFDLDSKDGDTYCIDAKHYGNISRFINHRCEPNLTPVNVFIDHQDVRFPRICFFANTDIDPGTELGFDYGEKFWLVKYKHFLCDCGCKTCKYSEETIADTLFVCQSSDRIQATNLGSPV; translated from the exons ATGCTAGAGTCCTGGAACAGTGACATAGCTGAACAAGAGATGGACCACATGAAAAATATTAAGATAAACTCCACCATGGAAACTGAATTGAGTTTGCAGCCTACAAATGCAAGTATTGCTACGGCTCAAGTCCTTCGTGAGGAGACAACTGAAGTTGAAAAGGAGGCAATGATTGTCCAGGAAGCAGGAGAGGAAGCTTTAGAACAAGTTGCTAATGATTCTCCTTCAATAAACATAGCATACCGTGAAGCCTCATTAGAGATGTCAGGTGCTAATCAGGATGAAGTAGAGTTGGGTGATGGCACAAATCACAAGAAAATGATTCCAGAAGTGTGCGCATGTGATACTACTACTGGATCTCTCGAAGATGATGTATCAGGCAATAAGCTTTTGAATTTTCAAGAGCCTTCAATGAAAGAGTCCATTGATGCTAATGCACCACTGAATtctataaacaaagggaagcacAAGAAACGTGTAGTTTCCAAGTTTGGCCGTCGTCAGTGGGGCAAAGAATTAACAAAAATTCGAATGAAACTGTTAGAGCACAAAAAATTGAAACGTAACGCTGGATTAGCCCTGGCTCGTCAGACAAGACAAAAGCGTTTGGAAGCCAGAAAAGCATTGAACAATTTGAACAAACACAGGATGGAATCAAAATTGTCTTTGAATAATCATATCAAAAAACTATCATCACATTGCACACCTAGAAAAGCTGATCTCACTGAAATGGCTACGATTTTTAGTGAAGAtactcataactccacttcagCTTTAGAGAATGACCCAGTGACTATCGTGAATCTCGCAACACAGTGTGATATAGCAAGTAAGCCTTTTAGTCTTATGAAGATGGACAAAAGCAATATCGTGGAGAATACTAATAATTCATCAAATATTCAATTGGAACAAATCGAAATTGTAGAAGACGAGGATGACAATGAGGTCGACGAAGACCCTTGGCCATTTGCAACAAGTCCTTTTCCTGCCAATTCTTCTTGTTCACAAAAATCCACTGCCTCCCCACCCCCATCAGTTAAATCTTTACTATCTCCAGTCTCGTTGCCAGCAGAAGATACCGATGAACCCTCCAAAATGCGTGTTGGTGCCACTGAGAAGTCATCCCAGCTTTTGACAAAGAACAATTCCTCGATAGAAGAATATAGGCAAATCTTATCTCAAATTgacaaagaaaattttttagatTGTAATCCTGCAGCTGCTGTGACAGAAAACCAAAACAATCCCAGCTTGTTAAGTCCCTCATCCCCATTTCTTAATTCTAAAAATGATACAGCCAAGATTAAGGTACCTTCAATGGCTCACGACTGCTCCGTTACTTTCTCGCGTGGTCTGGAAACACCAAATAGCCCTGATAGGAGCAAAGGAGAGCATTTGCAGCAGGCAAAAATGCATAGCAGATCAGCAGAGTTCGAACGGACAAATTCTTTGGCTGATAG CATGTGGAAAGACATGTTCAATTCAGATGTCATGCCATTGGACTTTGATGAAGATACGCCTACCCAGAGGTTGCCTGGAAGTCAGAAGCTGTCAGCAGTATTTCAAA CAGCCAAGCTGGCCCTCGAGAGGTGTGATAAGGAGGCGTTGAGTCCAGGCTATGTAAACACTCCCTGCGGGGACAGCTTTCCGGAAATGAAAACAAATAGACTGGAGCGTGTTact GCCTCGACGCTCAAGCTCTGCACCTGTAAAATAGGAAGCTCCCCTGTTTCTCAGCCGCGCAAGAAGTCTCTTTCACCGGACTTCTACTGTCAAGCAGTCGAGACGCTAGGCAGTAAA ATCTCCAATTGTGTGGCGCGTACCTCAGACAAACTGGAGCGGCGTAGGGCTGCTTCAAGATTGCCTCTGATGGTTCTCTGTAAGCAGCATTGGAAAAAGCTGTCACATCATGGTTGCTGTCCTGTGTGCGGTCTATTCTGTACATCG GGCACTTTCATAGATTGTACTAGTGGTAAAGGGCACCTGCACCATAGTGCCTGCCAAGTGAAGGGTAATGATGACATTTACCTCTGTCCTCACTGTGGAGAGAAATCCTCTCAAGTTACCGTTCATCTTTTTAACAAAGCCACAACAGACACTCAGAGAAGCTCGAAGGCCATCAGAGT GCAAGGGAATGAAGGCATTGCTAGAATGTGTATAAGGTTAGTATCCAGGCCTCCAACTTCATCAGGAGAAACCAGCTCAAATGCGGGATATGACAATAAGTTATTTGAAGTCTCCAAATCTACTCTTCTCGATGGTGCAGCTAAAACAAAGCTTATTTCTATCATGTCTGGGTTGGAGCATCTGCTGCCTGCAAT GAATGAGAAGTTGGAGAGTACAAGGATACCCACAGTCACAGTTTATGACCTCTCCTCCTACATTATCAAGAATGATCTCTCTCAGCTCGCTCTCGGTATTTGTGAGATGCTAAACAAGTCCAAATCACACCGCCTGCTCACCCTAAACAAGGAGCTGAGTGAACAGGATGGCAAGACTCTGTTACACATAGCGGTGCAGAGCAACTCCCTTGCTACAGTCCACTGTTTGGTCATT GCTGGAGTGGAGGTTAACACCGCAGATGCCAAGGGTGTCTCACCCCTGATGTTGGCAGCCAAAATGAATCAATTAGACATTGTAAAGTACCTGATAGGAGCTGGTGCACTG GTTGAGTGGAGAGACATAGATGGGATGACAAGTCTACATTGTGCAGCCGTTGCGGGGAACAAGGCTATCTGTGATTATATGCTGAAGGAAGCTCATGCTAACATTGACTGCGCA GATGAGGGAGGCTGGACTCCCCTTATTTGGGCCATAGACAATGGACACACTCAAGTTGTCAAGTTGCTGCTCAACTGCCAGGCAGCATTGCACAAGCGCGATAGTGAGGGAAACACATGTATTCACTGGGGTGCTTACAGCGGTAATACAGATATCATAAGGTTGCTCATCAAAAGGGGAGCAGACATTGAAGCCATCAATGAACTAG GAGACAGACCATTGCACATCGCTGTCAAACAAGCAAGGACAGATGCTGTTATACTACTTTTATCACATGGTGCTGATACCACAGTAATAAACAATCTACACCAGACACCTGCTGAG TGCTGTCACGGCGCATGCAGTGAAAACATGAAGTCTTTTCTCGCAGTCAACAATGTGCTAAGGTCTTGCAGGCTAGGAAATGTAGTCACCAGAGCATCTAGGCTTCTGCACCA AGATATAGCAAAGGGGAAGGAGAGAGTTCCCATACCAGTTACGAATGACCTTGATGACACCAACTATCCAACAGACTTCATTTACATTACTGATTCTGTCTGCACCTCTCCTGTTCCTATAAACAACCTCATCAACAGCCTTGCT CGCTGCAACTGCGTGGGAGATTGTACTAAAGCCTCTTGTTCGTGTGCGAGATCAAGCATCTCCTGTTGGTATGAGTCAAGTGGTATTCTCTCTTCAGAGTTCAACTTCTCAAACCCTCCACAGCTGTTTGAGTGTAACCGCGCTTGTGGCTGTTGGACAACATGCAGCAACAGGGTCGTGCAGCAGGGAATTAC GTCCCAGCTGGAGCTGTTCAAAACTCGACACCGAGGCTGGGGAGTGAAGGCCCGACATGAAATTGCAAAGGGTACGTTTGTGTGTGAGTATGTGGGAGAGCTCATTACTGATTCGGAGGCTGATGAGAGAGCAGATGATTCATACCTCTTTGACCTTGACTCCAAG